The bacterium genomic interval CCGCGCTGGCCCTTGCCCAGCGGGGAAAGCAGATTGATGACGCGCGAAGCATAGTCCCGCGCATCGTGTTCGAGCTTGATGCGCTTGAGCGGATACAGCGGAGTGAGATTGTCGAAGAGGATCTTGCTTTTGGCGACATCCGGGTTTTCGAAGTTGACGGCTTCGACTTTGAGCAGCGCAAAGAAGCGCTCATTTTCCTTGGGCGGCCGAATCTGCCCGGACACCGTATCGCCGGTGCGCAGGCCAAAGCGCTTGATCTGGCTGGGGGAGACGTAAATGTCATCCGGCCCGGGCAGGTAATTGTAGTCCGGTGAGCGCAGAAAGCCGTATCCGTCCGGCAGCACTTCCAGCACGCCGTCAGCGAAGATCAAACCTTCCTTCTTGGTTTGCTCCTCCAGGATGCGAAAAATCAAATCGGATTTCTTCAAGCCCGCAGCGCCCTGCACGTTCAATTCCTGTGCAACTTTGTTGAGCTCTGCGATCTTCATGGCTTTCAGTTCGGCAATATCCATAACAAGCCCTTTAGATTAAAAGTGATCGCTCGGAGAAAGCTAGATTCATCGTCTGGGTAAGACTCTTGCCTTGGCCGCGAACGGCAGCAATTGATGTTGGTCAGAGTGATGCACCGGAGAGATGAGCAGTCATACCGATTGCGGGCGGCGCGGCCGCACATAAAACCTGAACGGAGATTGAAGCGGCTGGCGGCACCAAACAGAAATCATCGCGTGGCAAGCATGGCCGGCATGCTCACCACCCTCAACAACGCGACGCGCAGTGGAGATTGAAGCTCTCGGAACGTCTGTATCTGATGTCTTGCAGCAAATCGATCAGAAGTACGCTAAGCAGGTCGCAGGCTCTCTTCGGTTTGAGCGCTGAAGAAGTGGGATTTACTCATGTCAAACGTGAGGGGCAACTGGCTGCCGATTGGGGGCTCCGTGCGGGAGTTGATGCGGGCAACCAGACTTGTCGCGCCAAGATTGACATACAAATATATTTCACTGCCCATCGGCTCGACGACTTCGACCACGCCGGGGGTTTCCGCCGTCTCCTGCAAGCCGGCGGCATCGCCGGCCAGATGGATATCCTCCGGGCGGATGCCAAATACCACTTCCTCCCCCACGTGGTTGCCAAGCGAGGGCGCAAAACTCTGCGGAATCGGAAACGCGAATTGCTCACACTGAAATTTCAAACCGCCGTTGCGCAGCACCTTGCCGGGAATGAAATTCATCGCCGGCGACCCAATAAACCCCGCCACGAATTTGTTCGCCGGGTGATGATACAGGTTCAGCGGCGTATCCATCTGCTGCACCAGGCCGTCCTTCATCACAACGATACGATCGCCCATGGTCATGGCCTCGACCTGATCATGCGTCACATAGACCATAGTCGTCTCCAGCCGGCTGTGCAACTTCGAGATTTCGATGCGCGTCTGCACGCGCAGCTTGGCATCGAGGTTCGACAGCGGTTCGTCGAACAGGAAGACCTTGGGCTTGCGCACGATGGCGCGGCCGACCGCCACCCGTTGCCGCTGCCCGCCGGAAAGAGCCTTGGGTTTGCGATCCAGGAATTGCTCGATCCCCAGGATTTTGGCGGCTTCCTTCACGCGCGTCTCGATTTCCGACTTGGAATACTTGCGCAACTTCAATCCGAACGCCATGTTTTCGAAAACCGTCATGTGCGGATAGAGTGCGTAGTTCTGAAAGACCATGGCAATATCACGGTCTTTGGGCGGGACTTCGTTGACCAGGCGGTCGCCAATGTAAATCTCACCGCTCGAAACCTCTTCGAGACCGGCGATCATGCGCAGTGTCGTCGACTTGCCACATCCGGACGGTCCGACTAATACCACAAATTCCTTGTCTGCAATCGAAATATTCGCACGATTGACGGCAACCACGCCCTTGTCATAGACTTTGCTCACATCGCGTAATTCAACACGGGCCATACGGAAGGATGGATGATCAGTGGTTCAGAGTAACGATAGGTATGACAGAATGGATTATCTTGTGCAGGATTAAAAAACGCGGTGCAATGTAAATATTCGAAGTCTGATTGTCAAGCATTTTGTCGGCAGCCGAGGCACACCTTGCCAACGAAAACCGCCGGCATCCGCAACGCTCTGCCGGCGGCTTTTCCATAATCCTCATAGGGTTACCTTTTTTCTTCAATGCGGGCCGCGCGGCCTTTCAGCTCACGCAGATAGTACAGGCGCGCCCGCCGTACTTTCCCGCGGCGCAGATGGTCGATCTTCTCAATGTTGGGGGAATGCAACGGGAAAATGCGCTCCACGCCGATGCCTTCCGAAACCTTGCGCACGGTAAAGGTCTCGTTGATCCCGTGCCCGCGCCGTTGAATCACGACGCCTTCAAACGTCTGCGTCCGTTCTTTGTCACCCTCGACGACTTTGTGGTGCACCGCCACTGTGTCGCCGGGCCAAAAATCCGGATGATCGTTGCGTAGTTGTGGTGCCGTCAGGGCATTGACAATGTTCATCTGGGATATCCTCCTTGACCGTAGTCGTTTTCATTTCGGTTGCAGTAAATCCGCTCTGCGCTCGCGGGTGCGGGCTTCCGCCATGTTTTTTCTCCACTCCGCAATCTTGGCATGATGGCCGGAGAGCAACACCTCCGGAACACGCAGGCCGCGAAACTCCTCGGGTCGGGTATAATGCGGGTAATCGAGCGAATCCTGCTGAAAGGAATCACCGCTCGCCGAATCCCAATCGCCCAACACCCCGGGAATCAATCGAATCGTCGCGTCGATGACTACCATGGCCGGCAATTCGCCGCCGGTCACGACGTAGTCGCCAATGGAAAGTTCTTCCGTCGCCAGACATTCGCGCACGCGCTCATCGACCCCCTTGTAGTGCCCGCAAATGAAAACCACCGTCGGCAGCTTGGCCAGTTCATTCGCGCGCCGTTGCGTGAAGCGCTCGCCCTGCGGTGACATCAGGATGATCGGCGCGCCGGCAAGCTCGTAATGCGCGCGCAGATGATCGAGACAGGCGAAAATCGGCTCCGGCTTCAAGATCATCCCCGGGCCGCCGCCATAGGGATAGTCGTCGATGGTGCGATGCTTGTCGGTGGTGTAATCGCGCAAATCGTGTATGAGAATCTCAGCCAGCTTGCGCTCGAGGGCGCGCTTGAGGATGCTCTCGGTCAGCGGGCCATTGAAGAGCTTCGGAAATCCGGTGACGACGTGAATCTGCATTTCATTCAATCACGGCAAGCTGGTGGAATCGTCGAGCAATCCCTCCAGGGGCTCGATCACAATGCGCGGCACCGCCACTTCGACACTCTTGATCACGGAACTGATGGCGGGAAGCAGCCATTCCCGGCCGGAAGCGTCGCGCACAACCCAGACATCATTGGCGGGATAGGGCACAATGTCGCTGAGCATTCCCACCAGCCGGCCCGCACTGGTATACACCGGCAGGCCCAGCAGATCAAAGGGGTAGTATTCCTGCTCCCCAGTGGGCAGACACGCTTCGCGCGCAATGACGATCTGCGCGCCACGCAACGGTTCGACCGAAGTAAGCGAGTCCAGTTGATGAAACTTTATGCGCAGGCCGCGGCTTTCGACGATGACTCGCTCGAGGCGGAACGACCCCAATGATCGTCCCTGCAGCCGCAATTCCACGGTCTCGAGGCGGCGAAAGCGCTCGGGGTCTTCGGTTTCAGGCACGACTTTCACCATGCCGTGCAGGCCGTGGGGGCGCACGATTACGCCAATCGTGACTTCCTTGACATCTGCCATGGGGAATTTCTTCGGGTTTTCGGCAGGGCTTCGCGTGCGCAAGCTGACCGCGCGGTTACCGCCTCCCGCCGGGCCACGTCAGTCGTGCGGTCGCGTCGCGGGAATTGCGGCAGGCCCAGGCTCGTCAGGCAATCCGGTCATTCGAGAATCTCCAACACCGCCCGTTTGCCGGTTTTTGCGGAGGCCGCGGCCAGCAAAGTGCGCAACGACTTGGCTGTTTGCCCGTGCTTGCCGATCACCTTGCCCATGTCGCCCTGGCCCACGCGCAGCTCGAATACCATGGTGCGCTGGCCGTCCACCTCGGTGACCACGACATCGCCGGGCTTGTCCACCAGATGTTTGACAATGAACTCGACAAACTCCTTCATGATCAACCCTCCATTGGGTTCATTCCTCGAGATTCTAGAGTCTGCGCGAACTCGAAAGCAGATCAGAATCGCAGAGATTTTCGCTGCTTCAGGTCGATATCGAATCTGCGTCCCACACCGTTCGATCGAGGCAACCCGCTTGTGTCCCACCACATGATCCATAGCACTACACAAGAGTATGTCACTCAGGCGGCGAAAACGATTTTCCCAGGAGAGGGTTGAATCAAAAAGATCACATGACGCACCACGACTGCCCGGCGCTGTGGCCAACAACCGTGCGCCGGTTGAACTCAGGCGTTGCTGTCCGCGTTGCCCGGCGCCTCGGCCGGCTGCGCGGGTTCGGCCTCTGCCTTTTTCTTGCTCTTTTTCTGCAGCCGTGCCACTTCCAACCGCTGGCGCTTCTCGGCTTGCTGCGCTTCCCACTTCTTCAGTTCTTCGCTGATTTTGGCGTCATCTGCGCCACGGCGTTTGAGATGCCATTTCAGCATGATGCCGCGCCGGCTCAGAATGTTGCGCACCGTATCCGTCGGTTGCGCGCCGGTGCTGAGCCAATACAGCGCGCGCTCTTCGTCAACGGTCACCGCTTCGGCTTCCACGCGCGGATTGTAAATACCGATTTTCTCCAAATACTTGCCATCGCGCGCGGCGCGTGAATCAATGGCAACGATGCCGTAAATCGGTTGTTTCTTCTTGCCCATTCGGCTCAGGCGAAGATGAACGGCCAAATCGAACCTCCTTACATCGTTTGAGTTTGGGTAATTGTTGTTCGGAAATGTCGCCCGGCGGCCCGTACGCCGCCGCCGGCCCTATCCTCGCGACGGTCGCCCTTTGCGCCCGCCGATCTGTTTCATCATCTTCTTCATCATTTCGTACTGCTTGAGCAGGCGGTTGACTTCCTGCACGCTGTTGCCGCTGCCCTTGGCGATGCGCAGCCGCCGGCTGCCATTCAAAATCTGCGGCCGTTGGCGCTCCGCCGGTGTCATCGATTGAATGATCGCCTCCACCCGCACCAGAGCTTTTTCATCGACTTCGACATCTTTGGGAATCTTGCCGCCCAAACCCGGCATCATGCCCACCAACTGATTCAACGGACCCATCTTTTTGACCGACTGCAGTTGGTCGTAGAAATCCTCCAGCGTGAACTCCGCCCGGCGCAGCTTCTCCTCCATCTTGCGCATCTTCTCTTGATCGACCGCCTGCTGCGCCTTTTCCACCAGGGTGATGATGTCGCCGCGGCCCAGAATGCGCGAGGCAATGCGCTCCGGATGGAACTTTTCCAGGGCGTCGAGTTTCTCGCCGGTGCTGATGAACTTGATCGGCTTGCTGGTAATCGCCTTGATCGAGAGCGCCGCGCCGCCGCGCGCGTCGCCGTCCATTTTGGTCAGCACCACTCCGGTGAAATCCAGCCGCTGCAAAAACGCCTGCGCCGTGTTGACCGCGTCCTGGCCGGTCATGCCGTCGGCGACAAAAAGAATCTCATGCGGCTTGAGGTTCTTTTTGATGTTCACCAGCTCCTGCATCAGTTCGTCATCAACGTGCAGCCGGCCGGCCGTGTCCAGAATCGCGATATCCAGCATGCGCTGGCGCGCTTCGGTGATCGCGGCCTTGCAAACCTCCAGCGGCGTCGTGTGCGGCCGCGAGAAAAAGCCGGCGCCCGCCGCTTCGGCCACAATGCGCAATTGCTCGATCGCCGCCGGCCGCTGCAAATCCGCAGCAACCAGCAGCGGCCGCCGTCCCTTGGCCTTCAGAAATTTTGCCAACTTGCCACAGAACGTGGTTTTGCCCGTGCCCTGCAGGCCCACCACCATGATTACCGCGGGCGGGATGCTGCTTTCACGCATCGGCGTGTCGTTGCCGCCGAGCAGCAAGGTGAGCTGCTCGTGCACGATTTTGATCATCTGCTGCGCCGGCGTGATGCTGGTCAAAACTTCGGCGCCCACCGCCTTCTTTTCGACGGCCTCGACGAAATCCTTGGCAACTTTGAAATGAACATCGGCCTCCAGCAAAATGCGCCGCACTTCGCGCGAGGTCTCGGCGATGTTCTCGGCTGTGAGCTTGCCATGGCCCTTCAGCTTCTTGAAAAGGTCTTCGAAATGACCGGTGAGCTGTTGAAACATGCAATAATGAAAGCAAAAATATCCGCCGGACGCGGATAGGAACGTTCAAAATCGAGCCGAAATTTGCTTGTAAAGCCGCGAAAGATATAAAAAAACCCTGTGGGATGCAAGCTAATTTTCTGGCTCTACAAGCTTTAGGGAGAACAACTTCTCTCCTTCCCGCCTGCGGTTCCCAGACTGGAAAGAAAGAACTTAACCGGAATCATTCTCCGGCAGCAGCGTTTCACAGCGCGATATTCGGAGCGAAGAATCTCCGGGACCCGGCCTGCACGGGCCGGGCCGATGCCGGCGGCAATGCCCCCTTGCCAACTGCCAAACCGGTTCAGCAAGCTCCTCGCCAAGGCCGGACCGAGGCCCGGAATGATCTCCAGCACCTCGCGCTGCGTGCGAGCAAGTGAAGTCGTATGGCCGTTAGCCAAAGTGGTCTTGCGCTCGACCACCACCGCCGGCGACAGGAGATAGTCACCCGCGGCCAGATGCTTCAGCCGCACCTCGATCCCCTTCTGGCTGAGCAGGCGGGGAATGCCCGCAGCGCGGTCGCGCAAATCGGCAATCAAACCGGCCGCGGCGTCATCAACGCGAGACGTTTTCCCCGCTTGCGACGGCGCGGGGGCGAGGCGCAGCCCTGCCGCGCCCCGCCGGCCGCTCCGCACTCAGCGCACCACCATCAGCTTGCGCACGGTGGCAAATTCCCCGGCAACGATCCTATAGAAGTAGACGCCATTCCGCACCAACGCGCCGCTCTGGTCACGGCCATCCCAGTTCACCGCAAAGGTGCCGGGTTGTTTGACCTCCTGCAGCAGCGTCCGCACTTCGCGGCCGAGGACATCATAAACGCGCAGACTCACCGCCACGCCGCCGGCCGCTTGCGCCGGAATGTCAAAGGCGATGCGGGTCGCGGCGGGCGCGCCACTTTCAGTCGCCAGCACGAAGGGGTTGGGATAACTCTGCTGCAACGCAAAAGCTGCCGGCATTGCGGCAGGCGCCTGTTGCTCAGCCACGGCTGTGGCGGCGGTCACATTCAACACCACGGCAACCGGCCGCACCGCGTTGTTCGGATCGTTGCTTCGGATCTCCAGACGCGCGACGTTTTGCCCGAGATTGGCGGAGGCGCTCGTCAACTCCACCACAATCGTATCACTCTCGCCCGGGCCCAAACGGCCACGCATCGGCGCGGCCACAAGCCAGGAGAAATCGAACACGCGGAAGTCACGCTGCTGTTCTTCCAACTCGTAGGCCAGTGTATCGACGGTGCCGGTGTTGGTGATGAACACCTGGCGCTCGCGCTCTTCCCCCTGACGCACAGCCACGACCACCGAAGTGGCCGAAACCTGCAGGTTCGGCGCCTCCGGCCCGACCTCGGCCGCCGAAACCACGAGATTGTAGTTCCCAAACTTGGCATTGCGGTTGGCCGGGCTGCGGCGGCTGCGAATGTAGAGCGGCCCGTTCTGCGCCGGCTGATACTCAACGAGCGAGCGCAACACTTCAAACGCATTGTTGTCGCCGGGCGTGGGCGTGCCGACGTTGTCATTGGCCGCCAGTTCGGTGCCGTCCGCGGCATGCACGCTGAGATAAGTATCCGCGCCGTCGCGCATGGTATTGGTGCTGACCGCATACTTCACGCTGGAGAAGGCCTCGAACACCAGCCAGTCTTCATCACCCTCGGGATAATGCGTGTGATGCGTCACCGCGCCGCCACCGACCTGCGCATAGGAAAGCCGCACCGCTTTTTCGAGCGTGTTGTCGTCTTCAAACTCGTCGGGGAAGAATTGCATGTTGTGATTGCGATAGAGCATCTCATTCAGCGTGGCACTTTGCGGATTGGGGAGGTTGGCATTCCAGGTATCAACAAAGTCTTCGAACGACTGCGGCTCGGTGATCGCCGCCATCAGAAAGGAGGCGACCAACCAGGTCTCGTCGAAAGTGCGCGTCATCTCGTAACCGGGTTCGTCATCCACGCCGGGCGTGGCATCCGGCGTATCGGCACCGTCGGTCATGTCCCATAAGGCGGATTGCACCGCGTTCTCGGAAGAGGCACCTTCGCCTTCGCGGCCTTCGAGATCATAAGAGAAGCTGAAGCGGTTGCGCGTGGAATCGCCGAGCGAGTTGAGATAGACATTGGGCTTGTTGTCGCCGCGCCACTGCCGCACGTGCGAAGCCCAAAACGTCGGCCAGCCTTCCCCCCAGGAAAGCCGCGGATCTTGCGCACTGTCGCCGATGAAATGACGGCCGCCGGGATTGTCGTCAAAATCGCCGTAGTTGCGTTCGACATAGTGGCCCAGCTCATGCAGGATGATGGTGTCGTCATAGCCGTAATTGGGCCCCAGAAAAACGCCGCCACCCGGTCCGGCGCCTGAGCTGTAATAGGCAAAATCGTCGGTCCGGTTGATGTTGAAATTGACAATGGTTTTGATCGGCGCCTGTGGCCGGGTGCCATCCACCACTTGCAGGAAATCGGCATTGTCCAGTATGTTGTCATAAATATTGAATGGCTCGCCGCCGGCTTTGTATTGCGCCACCGCCGTCCCCATGTTGAAATCCTGCGTGGGATTGTGATTGGGAGAAACGCCGCCTTCAAACGCATGTGGCGCGGTGCCATTGCGGTTGGTGCTGGTCATCACCATCACCGCTTGCTGCAGACCCGGCGTGTTCTGGCTGTTGGCGACCACCACCACGGCAATGGTGCGAATGGCGTTGTCATTCACCGTGATGCTGAACTCACCATTGAGGCCGGTAGCGCCCTGCGCCACCACCGAGTTGGTGCTGGTGTCGAGAACCAAAACGTCTGCCAGACGAATCGGCTTGTTGGGTCGTGCGCCCGTGAAGCCGTTGATATCGAGCTCGAGATCCTGATACAGAAAGCGGCCCGTTACCTTGTAATCGGCGCGGGCGGTCGCCGCGGCAAGCAGCAGCACAACAAAACTGCAGGAATGAATGGCCTTTTTGAAACCCATGATTTTCTCCAAGATTCGGCGAGTTCTATTCCACCCGATGATTGCGGGCATCGGTTCTCACTTCTCGGCGTTGGGGCGATGGATTTGCAGGCTTTCGACCCCTTCATAACCCTTCACCGGCTGCATCTCCGCCGACTTTTCCAGCCGGCGGGCAGGATCGAGATAGGCGCTGGCGCCCTGTTTGAAAACGCGGCCTTCCGGCGGCGTGACCACCGCCTGCGCGATCACATAGCGTGGTGTCGGCTCCAGCAGCCGCACGCTCAGGTTGAGCGTGCCGGTTTCGCCGCGTTTGAGATTCCCTTCCCATTTCAATTCGCCACTGAGCAACTCGTATTTTTCCGGCAAAGTAATGGCGAGATTCACCTGCGCCTCTGCCAGCCGCGGCGAGAACGTTGTCTGAATTTGCGCCGTGCCGTTTGGCGAAATCTCCACCACCTGCATCTGCAAATCCAGCGGCAGGGAAACTCCGACATCGAGCGGCAGCCGCGCAGGCTCGGCCGCCACGGTGGGCGCGGTTTGTGAAGATTGCGGCCGCTCCTGGCAGGCTGACAGCAGCAGCGCACCGGCCAGCAGCGCAGCATTCATAAGACGGATTGTTTGCATGAGGGGTGCATCCTTTCCTTATCTGTTGAGAGTGAGATTTTTGTCTAAATTGAGAAATTTCCCATTGCGATAGAACAACTCATCATCCACCCAAA includes:
- a CDS encoding KH domain-containing protein, with product MKEFVEFIVKHLVDKPGDVVVTEVDGQRTMVFELRVGQGDMGKVIGKHGQTAKSLRTLLAAASAKTGKRAVLEILE
- the ffh gene encoding signal recognition particle protein, translating into MFQQLTGHFEDLFKKLKGHGKLTAENIAETSREVRRILLEADVHFKVAKDFVEAVEKKAVGAEVLTSITPAQQMIKIVHEQLTLLLGGNDTPMRESSIPPAVIMVVGLQGTGKTTFCGKLAKFLKAKGRRPLLVAADLQRPAAIEQLRIVAEAAGAGFFSRPHTTPLEVCKAAITEARQRMLDIAILDTAGRLHVDDELMQELVNIKKNLKPHEILFVADGMTGQDAVNTAQAFLQRLDFTGVVLTKMDGDARGGAALSIKAITSKPIKFISTGEKLDALEKFHPERIASRILGRGDIITLVEKAQQAVDQEKMRKMEEKLRRAEFTLEDFYDQLQSVKKMGPLNQLVGMMPGLGGKIPKDVEVDEKALVRVEAIIQSMTPAERQRPQILNGSRRLRIAKGSGNSVQEVNRLLKQYEMMKKMMKQIGGRKGRPSRG
- the trmD gene encoding tRNA (guanosine(37)-N1)-methyltransferase TrmD, yielding MQIHVVTGFPKLFNGPLTESILKRALERKLAEILIHDLRDYTTDKHRTIDDYPYGGGPGMILKPEPIFACLDHLRAHYELAGAPIILMSPQGERFTQRRANELAKLPTVVFICGHYKGVDERVRECLATEELSIGDYVVTGGELPAMVVIDATIRLIPGVLGDWDSASGDSFQQDSLDYPHYTRPEEFRGLRVPEVLLSGHHAKIAEWRKNMAEARTRERRADLLQPK
- the rimM gene encoding ribosome maturation factor RimM (Essential for efficient processing of 16S rRNA) translates to MADVKEVTIGVIVRPHGLHGMVKVVPETEDPERFRRLETVELRLQGRSLGSFRLERVIVESRGLRIKFHQLDSLTSVEPLRGAQIVIAREACLPTGEQEYYPFDLLGLPVYTSAGRLVGMLSDIVPYPANDVWVVRDASGREWLLPAISSVIKSVEVAVPRIVIEPLEGLLDDSTSLP
- the rpsP gene encoding 30S ribosomal protein S16, encoding MAVHLRLSRMGKKKQPIYGIVAIDSRAARDGKYLEKIGIYNPRVEAEAVTVDEERALYWLSTGAQPTDTVRNILSRRGIMLKWHLKRRGADDAKISEELKKWEAQQAEKRQRLEVARLQKKSKKKAEAEPAQPAEAPGNADSNA
- the rplS gene encoding 50S ribosomal protein L19, whose amino-acid sequence is MNIVNALTAPQLRNDHPDFWPGDTVAVHHKVVEGDKERTQTFEGVVIQRRGHGINETFTVRKVSEGIGVERIFPLHSPNIEKIDHLRRGKVRRARLYYLRELKGRAARIEEKR
- the ugpC gene encoding sn-glycerol-3-phosphate ABC transporter ATP-binding protein UgpC, with the protein product MARVELRDVSKVYDKGVVAVNRANISIADKEFVVLVGPSGCGKSTTLRMIAGLEEVSSGEIYIGDRLVNEVPPKDRDIAMVFQNYALYPHMTVFENMAFGLKLRKYSKSEIETRVKEAAKILGIEQFLDRKPKALSGGQRQRVAVGRAIVRKPKVFLFDEPLSNLDAKLRVQTRIEISKLHSRLETTMVYVTHDQVEAMTMGDRIVVMKDGLVQQMDTPLNLYHHPANKFVAGFIGSPAMNFIPGKVLRNGGLKFQCEQFAFPIPQSFAPSLGNHVGEEVVFGIRPEDIHLAGDAAGLQETAETPGVVEVVEPMGSEIYLYVNLGATSLVARINSRTEPPIGSQLPLTFDMSKSHFFSAQTEESLRPA